From one Mytilus trossulus isolate FHL-02 chromosome 10, PNRI_Mtr1.1.1.hap1, whole genome shotgun sequence genomic stretch:
- the LOC134687954 gene encoding carbohydrate sulfotransferase 1-like, which yields MNKILLVSYMRSGSTFTSEIIRQSGQSFFVFEPFWGICRKEFVKRRSSWKAVCRDDETEVQSIQKISLVLHNIYSCNFNQLPVEVLTSFWIFPQGTGHAILNRCFNFHMNTPNVRVNVSDTRARCVNKMEVMCKNSTNILIKTIRISFDLFHKVVSKIPDIKIIHLVRDPRAILYSRRELGYLDYQEINNVSHQLCTKMVKNIHNCNHKMRRNVFSLKFECLAAYPISETESLYTYLNFEFTNEISSWLITHTKGNAMLFGMKYNVNVADSLLVSLKWMTQLPKNVLRSIDQECQEVYNNLRIPDSRTLKQRLQYIRKFDLPNFYSTMCKA from the exons ATGAATAAAATACTGTTGGTTTCGTACATGCGAAGCGGGTCTACATTTACGTCAGAAATTATACGACAAAGCGGACAATCCTTCTTTGTTTTCGAACCATTCTGGGGTATTTGTCGGAAAGAATTTGTAAAACGAAGATCTTCTTGGAAAGCTGTTTGCAG AGATGACGAAACTGAGGTCCAAAGTATCCAGAAAATCTCATTAGTACTCCATAACATATACAGTTGTAATTTTAATCAACTTCCAGTAGAAGTGTTAACGTCGTTTTGGATTTTTCCACAAGGTACTGGACACGCCATTCTAAATAGATGCTTCAACTTTCACATGAATACACCTAACGTCCGCGTCAATGTTTCGGATACGCGGGCTAGATGCGTAAACAAAATGGAAGTGATGTgtaaaaattcaacaaatattctGATAAAAACCATCAGAATATCGTTTGACCTTTTTCATAAAGTTGTTTCGAAAATTCCGGACATCAAGATTATTCATTTAGTAAGGGACCCAAGAGCGATTCTATATTCTCGTAGAGAGCTGGGGTATCTTGATTACCAAGAGATAAACAATGTGTCACATCAATTATGTACCAAGATGGTCAAAAATATTCACAATTGCAATCATAAAATGCGACGGAAtgtattttctttgaaatttgaatGTCTTGCTGCATATCCAATAAGTGAGACTGAATCGTTATATACTTacctaaactttgaatttacaaatgaaattaGTAGTTGGCTTATAACTCATACTAAAGGAAACGCTATGTTATTCGGTATGAAATACAATGTTAATGTGGCAGATTCCCTGTTAGTCTCTTTGAAATGGATGACTCAATTACCGAAAAATGTATTGCGTTCAATTGACCAAGAATGTCAAGAAGTATACAATAACCTAAGAATTCCTGATTCACGTACTCTTAAGCAACGATTACAATACATTAGAAAATTTGACTTGCCCAATTTTTATAGTACCATGTGCAAAGcataa